The following are encoded in a window of Telmatobacter sp. DSM 110680 genomic DNA:
- a CDS encoding catalase family peroxidase, protein MPLPNDEKVVALANDLLAQFHKLFGPHPGFRPAHAKGLMLHGTFYPAPGATSLTKAPHIIRKSTPVTVRFSNSTGLPTIPDNAPDANPRGLAIRFNLAEHVHTDIVSHSTDGFPTRDGAEFLEFLKAAGASGPEVPSPKPIERFLGSHPSALKFVQTPKPFPSSLARETYFGVTAFRFSNALGESKYGRYRIVPEAGNDYLTDDAVARLRADYHSEELAHRVRQSPILFRILVQIAASGDVTDDATIHWPEDRELVELGTLELTSVIEDTLVQQKQIIFDPIPRVDGIEPSADPLLELRAAIYLLSGRERRSAKA, encoded by the coding sequence ATGCCTCTGCCCAATGATGAAAAAGTCGTCGCTCTCGCCAACGACCTTCTTGCACAATTTCACAAGCTCTTCGGACCGCATCCCGGCTTCCGCCCCGCCCACGCCAAAGGCCTGATGCTGCACGGCACGTTCTATCCCGCTCCCGGCGCGACGTCCTTGACCAAAGCTCCGCATATCATCCGCAAGTCCACTCCAGTCACTGTCCGCTTCTCCAACTCGACGGGACTTCCCACTATCCCCGACAACGCGCCCGACGCCAACCCACGCGGCCTGGCCATTCGCTTCAATCTGGCCGAGCATGTCCACACCGACATCGTCAGCCACTCCACCGACGGCTTCCCCACGCGCGATGGCGCAGAATTTCTCGAATTCCTCAAAGCTGCAGGAGCAAGCGGCCCCGAAGTTCCCTCGCCCAAGCCCATCGAACGCTTTCTGGGCTCGCATCCCTCAGCCCTCAAGTTTGTGCAGACGCCCAAGCCCTTCCCGTCGAGTCTCGCGCGCGAAACCTACTTCGGTGTCACCGCATTTCGTTTCTCCAATGCACTGGGTGAAAGCAAATACGGCCGCTATCGCATCGTTCCCGAAGCCGGTAATGATTACCTCACCGACGACGCCGTCGCCCGTCTCCGCGCCGACTACCACTCCGAAGAGCTGGCGCATCGCGTCAGACAAAGCCCCATCCTCTTCAGAATTCTTGTTCAGATCGCCGCTTCTGGAGACGTAACCGACGACGCAACCATCCACTGGCCGGAAGACCGCGAACTCGTTGAACTCGGTACCCTCGAACTGACCAGCGTCATTGAAGACACTCTCGTGCAGCAGAAGCAGATCATCTTCGATCCCATCCCCCGCGTCGACGGAATCGAGCCATCTGCCGACCCGCTGCTTGAATTGCGCGCTGCCATCTACCTGTTGAGCGGACGCGAACGCCGCTCAGCCAAGGCCTGA